A DNA window from Christiangramia salexigens contains the following coding sequences:
- a CDS encoding acetyl-CoA C-acyltransferase encodes MNKEVVIVSAARTPIGSFLGSLSSIPATKLGSIAIKGALEKINLKPEMVEEVLMGNVVQAGVGQAPARQASLGAGIPDTVPCTTVNKVCASGMKAVMQGAQSIMLGDTSIVVAGGMENMSLIPHYLHLRNGQKFGPASMIDGMQRDGLVDAYDHNAMGVCADLCAEEHNFSREDQDKFAIQSYERSAKAWKDGKFDNEVVPVEVPQRKGDPLVVKEDEEFKNVKMEKITSLRPAFSKEGTVTAANASTINDGAGAVILMSKEKADELGLKPLATIKSFADAATEPKWFTTAPSKALPKAIDKAGIKLDDVDFFEFNEAFSVVGLANMKILGLNDKNTNVNGGAVSLGHPLGCSGVRILITLLSVLEQNNGKIGAAAICNGGGGASAMVVERNS; translated from the coding sequence ATGAATAAAGAAGTAGTTATAGTAAGCGCTGCGAGGACTCCAATTGGTAGTTTTCTTGGTAGCTTATCAAGCATTCCGGCCACAAAATTAGGTTCTATAGCAATTAAAGGGGCTTTAGAAAAGATCAATCTTAAACCGGAAATGGTGGAAGAAGTTCTTATGGGAAATGTTGTACAAGCCGGAGTTGGACAAGCTCCAGCCAGACAGGCTTCTCTTGGAGCTGGTATCCCAGATACGGTTCCATGTACTACAGTAAATAAGGTTTGTGCCAGTGGAATGAAAGCTGTTATGCAGGGAGCACAATCTATTATGCTTGGCGACACCTCTATTGTTGTTGCAGGAGGAATGGAAAATATGAGTTTAATACCTCATTATTTACACTTGAGAAATGGTCAGAAATTCGGACCAGCTAGCATGATAGATGGAATGCAAAGAGATGGACTAGTTGATGCCTATGACCATAATGCAATGGGTGTATGTGCAGATCTATGTGCTGAAGAGCATAATTTTTCAAGAGAAGACCAGGATAAATTTGCCATCCAGTCTTATGAAAGATCAGCAAAGGCATGGAAAGATGGAAAATTTGATAATGAGGTTGTACCTGTAGAAGTTCCTCAGAGAAAAGGAGATCCTTTAGTAGTAAAAGAGGATGAAGAATTCAAGAATGTGAAAATGGAAAAGATCACATCTCTAAGACCTGCTTTCTCCAAAGAAGGAACAGTTACTGCTGCAAATGCTTCTACCATTAATGATGGTGCCGGAGCAGTGATATTAATGAGCAAAGAAAAAGCCGATGAGCTTGGTTTAAAACCATTAGCTACAATAAAAAGTTTTGCAGATGCAGCAACAGAGCCAAAATGGTTTACTACAGCTCCTTCAAAAGCACTGCCTAAAGCTATAGATAAAGCCGGAATCAAATTAGATGATGTAGATTTCTTCGAATTTAATGAGGCATTTTCAGTAGTAGGCCTGGCCAACATGAAAATTTTAGGTCTTAACGATAAAAATACCAATGTTAACGGAGGTGCTGTTTCTTTAGGTCACCCACTTGGATGTAGCGGAGTAAGAATTCTAATTACCCTGTTAAGCGTTCTTGAGCAAAACAATGGTAAAATTGGAGCCGCAGCCATTTGTAATGGTGGTGGTGGTGCTTCGGCAATGGTAGTTGAAAGAAATTCCTAA
- a CDS encoding NlpC/P60 family protein: protein MQYGICPLSIVPLRASASHGSEMTSQLLYGEHFKVLEERAQWSRIRNAFDDFEGWIDKKQFVKIEEAEYYALQEDNSRLSLDLIDYVTDSNGLLMPIPVGSVLNYTSQFNHKFEGYSRNTIKPKSEMIDSALLFLNAPQLAGGKTPFGLDNSGFTQMVYKLNGHKIHRSAVEQAKQGEPLSFIEECEPGDLAFFDDNDGIINHVGLMMKDNYIIHVDGKVRIDRIDHSGIFNAELRRHTHKLRVIKKIL, encoded by the coding sequence ATGCAATACGGAATTTGCCCTCTAAGTATTGTACCACTTAGAGCCTCTGCATCTCACGGAAGTGAAATGACATCACAATTATTATACGGGGAACATTTTAAGGTCCTTGAAGAACGTGCTCAATGGAGTCGTATTCGTAATGCATTTGACGATTTTGAAGGATGGATTGACAAGAAGCAATTTGTAAAGATAGAAGAAGCCGAATATTATGCTCTACAGGAGGATAATAGCCGGCTTTCTTTAGATCTTATAGATTATGTGACAGACAGCAATGGCTTACTTATGCCCATTCCTGTTGGATCGGTTCTAAACTATACTTCGCAATTCAATCATAAATTTGAAGGCTATTCGCGAAATACAATAAAGCCGAAATCTGAAATGATAGATTCTGCTTTGTTATTCCTTAACGCGCCTCAACTAGCCGGAGGTAAAACTCCTTTTGGTTTAGACAATAGTGGGTTTACCCAGATGGTTTATAAGTTAAATGGTCACAAGATCCACAGAAGTGCCGTTGAACAAGCCAAACAAGGAGAACCACTAAGTTTTATTGAAGAGTGTGAACCTGGTGATCTTGCTTTTTTTGATGATAACGACGGAATTATAAATCATGTTGGTCTAATGATGAAAGATAATTACATTATTCATGTAGACGGCAAAGTTAGAATAGACCGTATAGACCATTCAGGAATTTTCAATGCTGAATTAAGACGACATACCCATAAATTACGGGTAATTAAAAAGATACTCTAG
- a CDS encoding tetratricopeptide repeat protein has product MKTNIVTVALSLLTMAAVAQKDQIKNAEDFIEDGQYAKAKEQLKIAEAKLGEVNDKWQERFYLYKGQAYSAENATAEDMKTAAMAYEKAAEMGSDDAQEALMKLKNNLIQSAIQDQNAQKFSSAADKLYTSYQLSTTDTIYLYYAANNLVQAQDYDKAVEYLEMLNEMDYDGSGKEFVAVNVESGEEEVFGSKEQRDLMVKTSEYKDPSVREIPSKKGDIAQLIARIYISQKKYDKAIASMDKAKSTNPDDVSLLLAEANMYYQMGEVEKAIEILEEAATKDPNDPTTFNNIALMYSEVGKPELAIEKFKKALEIKPEYNDARINLIATILGKERVLIDEMNNLGMSKKDNARYDELAEERKELYREVLPYLEKAIEVDPSNQDVIKTAMNIYSNLGKQDKADEMKAKLNQ; this is encoded by the coding sequence ATGAAGACTAATATTGTTACAGTGGCATTGTCATTACTTACAATGGCGGCAGTCGCTCAAAAAGATCAGATTAAAAATGCAGAAGACTTTATCGAAGATGGTCAGTATGCAAAAGCTAAAGAGCAGCTAAAGATTGCCGAAGCCAAACTAGGTGAGGTGAACGATAAATGGCAAGAAAGATTCTATTTATATAAAGGACAGGCTTACTCAGCAGAAAATGCTACCGCAGAAGATATGAAAACTGCAGCAATGGCATATGAGAAAGCTGCCGAAATGGGAAGCGATGATGCACAGGAAGCTTTGATGAAGTTGAAAAACAACTTAATCCAGAGTGCTATTCAGGACCAAAATGCTCAGAAATTTAGTTCAGCTGCAGATAAATTATATACTAGCTACCAGCTAAGTACTACAGATACTATCTATCTGTATTATGCAGCTAACAACCTTGTACAGGCTCAGGATTATGACAAAGCTGTTGAATATCTTGAAATGCTTAATGAAATGGACTATGACGGTTCTGGTAAAGAATTCGTTGCAGTAAATGTTGAATCTGGAGAAGAAGAGGTTTTTGGATCTAAAGAACAAAGAGATCTTATGGTAAAAACCAGTGAGTATAAAGATCCTTCTGTAAGAGAGATTCCTTCTAAAAAAGGAGATATCGCTCAATTGATTGCCAGAATCTATATCAGTCAGAAGAAATATGACAAGGCGATCGCTTCTATGGATAAGGCTAAATCTACTAATCCAGACGATGTATCACTTTTATTAGCTGAGGCTAATATGTACTACCAGATGGGAGAAGTTGAAAAAGCAATTGAGATCCTTGAAGAAGCTGCAACAAAAGATCCAAACGATCCAACAACTTTCAACAATATCGCTTTAATGTATTCTGAAGTTGGAAAACCAGAGCTTGCAATAGAAAAATTCAAGAAAGCACTAGAGATCAAACCAGAGTATAATGATGCAAGAATTAACCTGATTGCTACTATCCTTGGTAAAGAAAGAGTGCTAATTGATGAGATGAACAATCTTGGAATGAGCAAAAAAGATAATGCTCGTTACGACGAATTGGCTGAGGAAAGAAAAGAGCTTTACAGAGAGGTATTGCCTTATCTTGAGAAGGCAATCGAAGTAGATCCTTCTAACCAGGATGTTATTAAAACTGCTATGAATATCTATTCTAATTTAGGTAAGCAGGATAAAGCAGACGAAATGAAGGCTAAATTGAATCAATAA
- the gyrA gene encoding DNA gyrase subunit A: MAEGEKLIPINIEDEMKSAYIDYSMSVIVSRALPDVRDGLKPVHRRVLYGMYELGVLSNRAYKKSARIVGEVLGKYHPHGDSSVYDTMVRMAQHWSMRYMLVDGQGNFGSVDGDSPAAMRYTEARMRKISEDMLADIDKETVDTQLNFDDSLNEPVVLPTRIPNLLVNGASGIAVGMATNMPPHNLAEVIDGTIAYIENRDIEIDELIEHIKAPDFPTGGIIYGYDGVREAFKTGRGRVVMRAKSHMEEINGREYLVVTEIPYQVNKADMIKKTADLVNEKKIEGISLIRDESDRNGMRIVYQLKRDAIPNIVLNTLFKHTALQSSFSVNNIALVNGRPEMLNLKDLIYHFVEHRHDVIVRRTEFELRKAKDRAHILEGLIIASDNIDEVIALIRSSSNAEEARNKLIERFELSEVQAKAIVEMRLRQLTGLEQDKLREEYDEILRTIEDLEDILAREERRMEVIKEELIEVREKYGDERRSQIEYAGGDLSIEDMIPDERVVITISHAGYIKRTSLSEYKKQNRGGVGQKGTNTRNEDFLEYLFVGTNHQYMLFFTQNGKCYWMRVYEIPEGSKASKGRAIQNLINIEPEDKVNAFICTQDLKDEQYVNDHFVIMATKKGQVKKTRLERYSRPRTNGINAITIKEGDELLEAKLTTGNSQVMLAVKSGKAIRFEESKTRPMGRNASGVRGITLADDNDEVVGMIAVNDFDSDILVVSENGYGKRSSLEDYRITNRGGKGVKTISVTEKTGQLVAIKNVSDVDDLMIINKSGIVIRMAVEDLRVMGRATQGVRLINLKGNDAIAAVAKVLHDEDDLENMEDAEKPVGGEEPANGTTIADDSEE; encoded by the coding sequence ATGGCTGAAGGAGAAAAGCTAATTCCTATCAACATTGAAGATGAAATGAAATCGGCCTACATCGATTATTCGATGTCGGTCATTGTGTCACGTGCCTTACCAGATGTGCGTGATGGATTAAAGCCCGTTCACCGGAGAGTACTATACGGTATGTACGAGCTTGGAGTTCTTTCAAACAGAGCCTATAAAAAATCAGCAAGAATTGTAGGGGAGGTCCTTGGTAAGTATCACCCGCATGGTGACTCTTCTGTTTACGATACTATGGTTAGGATGGCCCAGCACTGGAGCATGAGATATATGCTTGTGGACGGGCAGGGTAACTTTGGATCTGTAGATGGTGACAGTCCGGCAGCGATGCGTTATACGGAAGCCCGTATGCGTAAGATCAGTGAAGATATGCTGGCTGATATTGATAAGGAAACTGTAGATACTCAATTAAACTTTGATGATTCATTAAATGAACCCGTAGTACTTCCTACCAGGATCCCTAACCTTTTGGTGAATGGAGCTAGTGGTATTGCTGTGGGGATGGCTACAAATATGCCTCCGCATAACCTCGCTGAAGTTATTGACGGAACAATCGCCTATATAGAAAACCGGGATATCGAAATTGACGAATTGATAGAGCATATCAAAGCTCCCGATTTTCCAACCGGAGGTATCATATATGGATATGATGGTGTAAGGGAAGCTTTTAAAACAGGGCGTGGAAGAGTGGTGATGAGAGCCAAATCTCATATGGAAGAAATTAATGGTAGAGAATATCTCGTTGTTACCGAAATTCCATATCAGGTTAACAAGGCCGACATGATCAAGAAAACAGCCGATCTTGTTAATGAGAAAAAGATAGAGGGTATTAGTCTCATTAGAGATGAATCTGACCGTAATGGGATGAGGATCGTATATCAGTTAAAAAGAGATGCGATTCCAAATATTGTTTTGAACACTTTATTTAAGCATACAGCTCTTCAATCTTCCTTTAGTGTGAATAATATCGCCCTTGTTAATGGTAGGCCAGAGATGCTTAATCTCAAAGATCTTATTTATCATTTCGTAGAGCATCGTCATGATGTTATAGTTCGAAGAACAGAATTTGAACTTAGAAAGGCTAAAGACAGAGCTCATATCCTTGAAGGACTTATTATTGCTTCAGATAATATTGACGAGGTAATTGCACTTATCAGATCTTCTTCTAATGCCGAAGAAGCTCGTAATAAACTTATTGAACGATTTGAATTGTCTGAAGTTCAGGCGAAGGCAATCGTAGAAATGAGATTGAGACAGCTTACCGGTCTTGAGCAGGATAAACTAAGAGAGGAGTATGATGAAATACTTAGGACAATAGAGGATCTTGAAGATATTCTTGCTCGTGAGGAGAGAAGAATGGAAGTGATCAAAGAAGAACTTATTGAAGTAAGAGAAAAGTATGGAGATGAGAGACGTTCTCAGATCGAATATGCCGGTGGAGATCTTAGCATAGAAGATATGATCCCGGATGAAAGGGTGGTAATTACCATTTCTCATGCTGGTTATATAAAAAGAACTTCATTAAGCGAATACAAAAAACAAAATAGAGGAGGAGTTGGTCAAAAAGGTACAAATACCCGTAATGAAGACTTCCTTGAATATTTATTTGTTGGTACTAATCACCAGTATATGCTGTTCTTTACACAGAATGGTAAGTGTTACTGGATGAGGGTTTATGAGATACCTGAAGGAAGCAAGGCTTCAAAAGGTAGAGCTATTCAGAACCTTATAAATATTGAACCAGAAGATAAGGTGAATGCATTTATATGTACTCAGGATCTAAAAGATGAGCAATATGTAAATGATCATTTTGTAATTATGGCCACTAAAAAAGGTCAGGTTAAGAAAACCAGATTGGAAAGATATTCCCGTCCGCGTACAAATGGTATAAATGCTATTACCATTAAAGAAGGTGACGAACTTCTGGAAGCGAAGTTAACTACTGGAAACAGCCAGGTTATGCTTGCTGTAAAGAGTGGTAAGGCGATCCGTTTTGAGGAGAGCAAAACCCGTCCTATGGGAAGAAATGCTTCAGGGGTTAGAGGAATCACTCTCGCAGATGATAATGATGAAGTGGTTGGAATGATCGCTGTGAATGATTTTGACTCTGATATCCTTGTTGTTTCAGAAAATGGATATGGAAAACGTTCCAGTCTTGAGGATTACCGAATCACTAACAGAGGAGGTAAAGGGGTTAAGACGATTTCTGTAACAGAAAAAACAGGACAACTTGTCGCAATTAAAAATGTATCTGATGTAGACGATCTGATGATCATTAATAAATCTGGTATCGTTATTAGAATGGCGGTAGAGGATTTAAGAGTGATGGGGCGTGCTACTCAGGGAGTTAGATTGATCAACCTTAAAGGAAATGATGCTATTGCCGCAGTTGCCAAGGTGCTCCATGATGAAGATGATTTAGAAAACATGGAAGACGCCGAAAAGCCTGTAGGTGGAGAGGAACCAGCGAATGGCACAACAATTGCAGATGATAGTGAAGAATAA
- a CDS encoding ATP-dependent Clp protease ATP-binding subunit, producing the protein MDDNFSPRVKDVIAYSKEEALRLGHDFIGTEHLMLGLLRDGDGKAIDILNALEIDLSHLRRKVEILSPANPNTVTISNEKKNLHLTRQAERALKTTFLEAKLFQSSSINTAHLLLCILRNENDPTTKLLNKLKIDYDGVKDQFKYMIASDENDFTDSPTAESFPDDDSGDDTARENPFSGGASTGKTSKKSKTPVLDNFGRDLTALAEMDKLDPVVGREKEIERVSQILSRRKKNNPLLIGEPGVGKSAIAEGLALRIVKRKVSRILFDKRVVTLDLASLVAGTKYRGQFEERMKAVMNELEKNDDIILFIDEIHTIVGAGGATGSLDASNMFKPALARGELQCIGATTLDEYRQYIEKDGALERRFQKVIVEPTTVEETIEILNNIKDKYEEHHNVSYTDEAIKACVKLTNRYMTDRFLPDKAIDALDEAGSRVHITNIDVPKQILDLERKLEQVKESKNSVVKKQKYEEAAKLRDDEKNLEKELSLAQEKWEEESKKHKEIVSEDSVADVVSMMTGIPVNRIAQTESNKLVELPKKIKGKVIGQDEAVGKVVKAIQRNRAGLKDPNKPIGSFIFLGQTGVGKTQLAKVLARELFDNEDTLIRIDMSEYMEKFAVSRLIGAPPGYVGYEEGGQLTEKVRRKPYAVVLLDEVEKAHPDVFNMLLQVLDDGYLTDSLGRKIDFRNTIIIMTSNIGARKLKDFGQGVGFGTTAQKSQVDDNARSVIENALKKAFAPEFLNRIDDVVIFNSLEREDIHKIIDIELGKLFDRISGLGYNLSLTDKAKDFIAEKGFDKQYGARPLNRAIQKYIEDALAEEIISSKLKEGDEIKMDLDEEKNELTIDIQKSITETES; encoded by the coding sequence ATGGATGATAATTTTTCACCAAGAGTAAAAGATGTAATTGCTTACAGTAAGGAAGAAGCCTTGAGGTTGGGTCACGATTTTATTGGGACCGAACATCTTATGCTTGGTTTGCTCCGAGATGGTGACGGTAAAGCCATTGATATTTTGAATGCCCTCGAAATAGATTTGAGTCATTTAAGACGAAAGGTAGAAATACTTAGCCCTGCAAATCCAAATACTGTTACGATTAGTAACGAGAAAAAGAACTTGCATTTAACCAGACAGGCTGAACGCGCGTTGAAGACTACTTTTTTGGAAGCTAAACTTTTCCAGAGCTCTTCAATAAACACCGCCCATCTTTTGTTGTGCATTTTAAGAAACGAAAACGACCCTACAACTAAACTGCTGAATAAATTGAAAATAGACTACGATGGCGTAAAAGATCAGTTTAAATACATGATCGCAAGTGACGAAAATGATTTTACTGATAGCCCAACTGCAGAATCCTTCCCGGACGATGATTCCGGCGATGACACTGCCAGAGAAAATCCGTTCAGCGGTGGCGCAAGTACAGGAAAAACATCAAAAAAATCCAAAACACCTGTCTTGGATAATTTTGGTAGAGACCTTACTGCACTTGCCGAAATGGATAAGCTTGACCCCGTAGTGGGACGAGAAAAAGAAATTGAAAGAGTTTCTCAAATTCTTAGTAGAAGAAAAAAGAACAACCCTCTATTGATCGGTGAACCCGGCGTAGGTAAATCGGCAATAGCCGAAGGTCTTGCTCTTAGAATTGTAAAGAGAAAAGTTTCAAGGATATTATTCGATAAAAGAGTTGTAACACTGGATCTGGCCAGTCTTGTGGCCGGCACCAAGTACCGTGGCCAATTTGAAGAGAGAATGAAGGCCGTGATGAACGAGCTTGAAAAGAATGATGATATCATCCTATTTATCGATGAGATTCATACTATCGTAGGTGCAGGTGGTGCCACGGGAAGTTTGGATGCCAGCAATATGTTCAAGCCTGCTTTAGCCAGAGGAGAATTACAATGTATTGGCGCAACAACGCTAGATGAATACAGACAGTATATTGAAAAAGACGGCGCACTGGAAAGAAGATTTCAGAAAGTGATCGTAGAACCAACTACTGTTGAAGAAACTATTGAGATATTAAATAATATCAAAGATAAATACGAGGAGCACCACAATGTTTCTTATACAGATGAAGCCATCAAGGCCTGTGTGAAACTTACAAATAGGTATATGACAGACCGTTTCCTTCCAGACAAGGCTATTGACGCTTTGGACGAAGCAGGATCAAGAGTTCATATAACCAACATCGACGTTCCTAAACAGATCCTGGATCTTGAAAGAAAGCTTGAGCAGGTTAAGGAGAGTAAGAATTCTGTTGTTAAAAAACAGAAATATGAGGAAGCAGCTAAACTTAGAGATGATGAAAAAAATCTCGAGAAAGAGTTAAGCCTTGCTCAGGAAAAATGGGAAGAAGAATCTAAGAAACATAAAGAAATTGTTTCAGAAGATAGCGTTGCAGATGTAGTATCAATGATGACTGGCATTCCTGTGAACAGGATCGCACAGACCGAAAGCAATAAACTGGTTGAATTACCTAAGAAAATTAAAGGTAAAGTTATTGGTCAGGATGAAGCCGTTGGTAAAGTTGTAAAAGCCATTCAGAGAAACAGAGCAGGCTTAAAAGATCCTAATAAGCCTATTGGCTCATTTATCTTCCTTGGTCAAACTGGAGTTGGTAAAACACAGCTTGCTAAAGTATTGGCACGTGAGTTATTCGATAATGAGGATACATTGATCCGTATCGATATGAGCGAATACATGGAGAAATTCGCTGTTTCAAGACTTATCGGAGCACCTCCAGGCTATGTAGGTTATGAAGAAGGTGGTCAATTAACAGAGAAAGTAAGACGTAAGCCATATGCGGTAGTTCTTCTTGATGAAGTTGAAAAGGCTCACCCGGATGTATTCAATATGCTTTTACAGGTATTGGATGATGGATATCTTACAGACAGCCTTGGACGCAAGATCGACTTCAGGAACACCATTATTATTATGACCTCTAATATTGGGGCCAGAAAACTTAAAGATTTTGGACAAGGCGTAGGATTTGGTACTACGGCGCAGAAATCTCAGGTTGACGATAATGCCAGAAGTGTAATTGAAAATGCTCTTAAAAAAGCCTTTGCACCGGAATTTTTGAATAGAATAGACGATGTGGTGATCTTTAATTCTCTTGAACGTGAAGACATCCACAAGATCATCGATATTGAATTAGGTAAGCTCTTTGATAGAATCAGCGGACTTGGATATAATCTAAGTTTAACCGATAAGGCAAAAGATTTTATTGCTGAAAAAGGTTTCGACAAACAATATGGAGCTCGACCTCTAAACAGAGCTATTCAAAAGTATATTGAAGATGCTTTAGCGGAAGAGATCATCTCCTCTAAATTAAAAGAGGGTGACGAGATCAAAATGGATCTTGATGAGGAGAAAAATGAACTAACAATAGATATTCAAAAATCGATAACCGAGACTGAATCTTAG
- the hutH gene encoding histidine ammonia-lyase: MQNHHYISSAVLDLEVIHDIITTKKKLALSDESRVNIEKSRNYLDQKIKESDTPVYGINTGFGALCNVKITSEKLTELQENLVRSHACGTGDEVSSKVVKLMLLLKIQSLSYGNSGVALETVERLINFYNEDIIPVVYEQGSLGASGDLAPLAHLALPLIGDGEVYFQNERISGSELLKKKGWEPVKLQSKEGLALLNGTQFMSAHAVYALLKSYKLSYMADLIGAISIDAFDCNLSPFDELVHIVRPHRGQVKTAERIRTFLEGSEIAQTEKESVQDPYSFRCIPQVHGASKDTLSFVRKTVKTEINSVTDNPNVFYEEDKIISGGNFHGQPLALGMDYLAIAMAELANISERRTYQLVSGLRGLPNFLVENPGLNSGFMIPQYTAASIVSQNKQLCTPASIDSIVSSNGQEDHVSMGANSATKLLKVVENLNSVLAIELFNASQAIHFREPAKTSSKLSGFIEEFRKAVPVLTEDRTMAPYIKKAKNFIEELEIADFLD, encoded by the coding sequence ATGCAAAATCATCATTATATAAGTTCAGCAGTTTTAGATCTGGAAGTGATCCATGATATTATCACTACAAAAAAGAAACTGGCTTTAAGTGATGAATCCAGAGTAAATATTGAAAAATCCCGGAATTATTTAGATCAAAAAATTAAAGAGAGTGATACTCCGGTATACGGAATCAATACAGGTTTTGGAGCGCTTTGTAATGTAAAGATCACTTCAGAAAAACTTACCGAATTACAGGAAAATCTCGTTAGATCCCATGCCTGCGGCACCGGAGATGAAGTATCCAGTAAGGTTGTGAAGCTTATGTTGCTTCTTAAAATTCAGTCTTTGAGTTATGGGAATTCGGGAGTCGCTTTGGAAACTGTAGAAAGGCTGATAAATTTTTATAATGAAGATATTATTCCTGTAGTATATGAGCAAGGTTCTCTGGGAGCATCCGGAGATCTTGCTCCGCTTGCTCATTTGGCTTTACCGCTCATAGGGGATGGAGAAGTATATTTTCAAAATGAGCGTATAAGTGGATCTGAACTTTTAAAAAAGAAGGGATGGGAGCCGGTTAAATTACAGAGTAAAGAAGGTTTGGCCCTTCTGAATGGGACGCAATTTATGAGCGCACATGCTGTATACGCACTTCTTAAGTCCTATAAGTTATCCTATATGGCAGATCTTATCGGAGCAATTTCAATCGACGCGTTTGATTGTAATTTATCTCCTTTTGATGAATTAGTGCATATAGTTAGACCTCACAGAGGTCAGGTGAAAACCGCCGAAAGAATTAGAACTTTCTTAGAAGGAAGTGAAATTGCACAGACCGAAAAGGAAAGTGTGCAGGATCCTTATTCCTTTAGATGTATACCACAGGTTCATGGGGCTTCAAAAGATACCTTGTCTTTTGTACGCAAAACAGTAAAGACTGAAATTAATTCGGTTACCGATAATCCTAACGTTTTTTATGAAGAGGATAAGATCATTTCCGGAGGTAATTTTCATGGGCAGCCACTCGCATTGGGAATGGATTATCTAGCGATAGCAATGGCGGAGCTTGCCAATATATCTGAAAGAAGAACTTATCAGTTAGTTTCAGGGTTAAGAGGTTTGCCTAATTTTCTTGTGGAGAACCCAGGGTTGAACAGTGGGTTTATGATACCTCAATATACAGCGGCAAGTATTGTTAGCCAGAATAAGCAATTATGTACTCCCGCTTCGATAGACTCAATTGTGTCTTCAAATGGGCAGGAGGATCATGTTAGTATGGGAGCCAATAGTGCTACTAAATTGCTAAAGGTTGTGGAAAATTTAAATTCTGTATTGGCAATAGAACTATTCAATGCCTCTCAGGCAATTCATTTTAGAGAGCCGGCTAAAACCTCATCAAAATTAAGTGGGTTTATAGAAGAATTTAGAAAAGCTGTACCGGTTTTAACTGAAGATCGTACCATGGCGCCATATATTAAAAAGGCTAAAAATTTTATAGAGGAACTGGAAATCGCAGACTTTCTTGATTAG